CTGGTGTCGCGAGTGTGCAAGCAGTTGTAAGAATTATTCAACGAAATGTGTACTGTTTCCTTACATTGAACATtagtgtttggctgtttgctaatTACCACTATATTTGTCTCTGTTTTCTTGGGGCAGGAAACTTTTCTTACCCCTAGCTGGATATATCAGTTCTACCGCCGCATCTCCACTGCACCTCTACTAATGCTTGACGCCAATTTATCTCCTGAGTCACTTCAAGCCGCTTGCAAAAGTAAGTTGTTACATCTCTTTATTATCTTCTGGAGCCGATAACATTTAGTTTTTGTATGCATGTGTATGTTGGATACTGGATACAGTAAATTTTATTTACCATAACAAGTGCAGTTTTGAGACAAAGAATAATGGATACCAGTGGTAACCTAAGATTATCAGAAGTTTGCGGAGGATTTTTCAAACTAAATTTGCACTTATTCGATGTATTGAAGTTAACTGATATTttctttcaaaattcaaattcgaaACCTAATTTGATAAATTCAGGGCCAAACGGGGTTGTCGGCAACTGAAATCTTGGTCTTTAGTACTTTCTCCATTTCAAATTACAGGCTGCATAGTTTCCAGCTGCATTTTTTTAAGCCACCAGAATGTTTTGGTTACTCATTCTGCCCTCTAATGCATTTCCCCCTCATGGTGTACCATGAAGTGACCCAACTTCCAATGAGCTTAAGTATCTCTCTCCATTGCATGCCTTCAAGTCTCTAAATGCCCGAGTTCTATTCCTGCATGCACTTTTACTTGAAAGGTGTCCTTTTTATCCTCCGGTCTAGTTACTTTAAATGCTTCTTAATCTGTGTGCTCAAACAAAATGCGCTCTGTAATCTAAAATGGAGGGAGTGTTTTCTTATATAAAGGCATTGTTGTTGCACTACATTACCTTTTAGTTTAACTTGAATGTCCCAATTATTACCGGTGTTATGTTTTTCTTATCATATTTTTTGGAGTAGGGTCAAAAGTTAGTGATAAACACTATATTGTGTTATTTGTTTCAGTAGCATATGAATCAGGGGTGCCTGTGTTATTTGAGCCTGTCTCGGTGGTAAAAAGTTCAAGAATCGCACCAATTGCGGAACATGTGAGTGCAAATGATTGAGTAAGCATTTTTTAGTATGTATATGGGAAGAATTACCCCCTTGGCTGATTCGAGAAAGCACCCCCTTGATTCCAAAACTGTTTACTTTGCACCCTCCAACCATTAGAACTAGTGCAGATCGGCATGACTGTTCAAATTTCATGGGTAAGAAATGTGTGTATAGATGAGTCTTCGAGGTAAACCACATATACCAttagagaggaagagagagagggagggagggagtatCGTTTTGAACCAGTAGGGGCACATGTAGAAAGCGGACGAAAAAAATCAGTGATGTGGCTGTCTACTCAGAAAAAAGTCAGTGATGTTGTTTCCAACGTGGCGACAGTCACTGATGTTTAACCAACCAAACCAAGTTTTGGTTTCGCACCAGTTTTGGTAGTTGGATGGTTTTGTAGTTGAAGTAGTTTTAGGGAGTCCGGGCAAGAGTTACGCGGTAAATGCACTTCTCTTCCCGTTATATTTGAAGTTTActtattgattttctatgatgatTCAGATAACTTGCACTTCCCCGAATGAAATTGAGCTTATTGCCATGGCAAACGCACTGTCTACTCCAGGGAAGTACAACTTTGTCAAACTTGAGCAGTGCAACAACAAAGCGGAATCTGTAGATTATTTGTTTGAAATGCTCAGCCCAGCAATGTTTTTTCTTCTCGAAAAGGGCATCAAGCTTCTCCTGGTGACACTTGGCTCGAATGGTGTTTTCATATGTTGCAGAGAGCACGTCAACTTCATGAAGGATCAGAAAAGTTGTAAAGTGACACCTTTCTCAACTCGGCTACTTGAAAAATTGGAGGGATGTTCTCTATCCAGCATGCCTGTTAATTTGTCTAGAGAAGGTTCTTCCAGAACTCGTGTTTTCCATTTACCTGCAACATCTGCCTCAGTGGCCAGCCTCACAGGTGCGGGCGATTGTTTGGTTGGTGGGTTCCTTTCATCTCTATGTGGGGGATTGGATATTATGCAAAGTGTTGCAGTTGGGATTGCTGTAGCAAAGGCGTCCGTTGAATCTGAAGCTAATATACCTGCCAATTTTTCTGCTGCAAGCATCGCAGGTCTGTCACATGAATATTTATCAGCTTCACTGTTTTGTGGGATTAGTTATTGATTTGTTGATATTTCGTTGCATaagtaactactccctccgttcctaaatataagcattTTTATAGATTCCAATacagagtacatatggagcaaaatgagtgaatgtacattCTAAAATACGTctgtatacatccgtatgtagtctattgaaatctttaaaaaagcttatatttagaaacgggggGAGTAGGATATTTCTTGTGTCCAAACCCCCTGTAATGTCAAAAGTGTAAACATCCATTTAGAGCTTGAAATTCAACACCTGTCCTGTGTATTGCCTTTTTGGAGGATGCTTTATGCTCTCTGTTTTATCTTCTCTCCATTTTCGGTTGCAGCGAAACTAATTACCATTTCTTGTATGCAGATGAGGCAAGAAGGACGCTGCTATCAGCTAGACACATATGGTGCCAATAAATAAAGGACCACTGCAAACATTTTGGTGTTATTTTCATTCGAGTCTTTAGGAGAGAGAATTTGTCATGTCACAgttcatttttcttcttctgaatGGTTGGATGTGCCTTCGAGTGCATAGCAGCGCCATAAATGTGCCTGCCAAAATGATGTGTTGTAACTAATGATTATTTATTGAGCCTGTAGGTCAGGCGCCTGAAAATTGTTTCCAGTTTCTGTCAGTTTCTGTAACTAATGTATCTTTTCTCTTAGTTATTTCTCTGTTTGGAACGCCCCCCGCGTCGTCCGGACGGACGGCACGGGTGGCGCCCCCGATCTCCTCCACCGGCCGCCTCCTCTGTGCTTCTTCCCTTGCCGCCGCCGGATGACGCCGTCGGTCAAAGCCCACGGCCGATGGCGGCGGCGGGACATTGTCTTTCTTTTTCGAATCTTCCCTTCTAGCCCGACGGCGACGACTAACTGCCCAAGGCGCTCCTCACCGGCGACTGGTTGATTCGAGCAGTGTTCATGATGGTTAGCCACATCATCCCATGCCTTGTAAGATGGACTGCATCTCCTCCCGTCCGTGCGTGTGATTTGATTGCAGCGGAAAACGGATCTGAGGCGGACTGCATCGGCTCCATGTCCATGCGTGCTCCTGCTGGACGGCGAACCTTCCACCTCTTGCCACGGTGGCTCAATCATGGGCCTCTGGTGCTGAGGGTGCCTCCTTTACCTCGCTGGCTGGTGCACATTAGAGAGCATGTCCGCCATATGTGCTCACTACGGCGCACCGCTAGCCCAGTCAGCTCGGCAATGGGCATTGTCTTCACAGCGACGACGACGGTTGCCAAAAGGCTCGATCGTGGTTGTGACGCTTGGAGCGCGTGGGCGGTTGCTCTGTTGGCGGTTGCATGGATCCTGGATGGCATGTGGAGCTCGTGGACAAGATCAAGGCGCGATCCCGGCGTGGACAGCGGCGTCCGGTCACATTCTGGCGACGCGCGCGCCTCCAGCCGCGGTCGTCCATTGTGATGGAGGTGAGGGGCATGATGCCATCTGCGGATGCCTACAGATGTTCCTTGTCTGGTACCCTTGTGTGGCGTTTCCTGAGATCTTCGGCGCTGTGCACGGTTCACCGTGACGAGGTACAAGCGGCGGCGCCACCACATCGCACTATCCGCCTCGTCAGCAGGGATCTAACGGAGGTGGGGATGTCATTATGGAGCGAAGGCCAGAGGTTCTACGCACTCGCTCATATTGTGTGAAACTTCTTGGTAATGGCGGTGATGTATGAAGAAGACTGGATGGGCTAGATCGGAAGAAGTTTGCGTGTCGGACGATTGGAGCTTAGCAGCAGTAATCTCGGCGAGTGGGTGGCGACACTGACATACTTTATTCTTGGTGGTCTCAATTCCGGGGTGAAAGCCCTAGGTCTTGTACCTGGCAATGGCGGCCTCATAGTCGtttccttgttgaaggcattgtttggaGATTGGAccttcttcagggtgaaaacccaggATCTGACTAGGATGGTCGGACCGGACGATGATGGTGTTTGTGCACTAtaaccttcctgaaggcgtcgtTTTTGGAGAATCTTTTTCGGAGTCTAGGTGTTGCCACCATTGGTGGTGCTCTTGTTGTTGCGAGTCTCTCTTTGTTTTGACGAGGCTttcgttttttcctttttttcatttttttgctgtGTGCATCCATCATGTCTAGACTTGCTCTGTATATGATGTTGTTGCAGAGGCCAGGTGTAATTGATATCatcttgatattaatatattccctttatCAAAAAAAAACCATTGGATTGTTGTTCTTCTTCGTCCTCCCAATGCTGCACTGCTAGTCCCCCTCATGCTGCCCCCGTGCCTGAACTACTACCTCCGGTGGGTTTATAAGTCGGGCATAGTTTTTCAGGTCTTTGGTTTAGTGGGAAACATGTATTATATTTCATAAAAATATATCTTTAGATTCGTTGTCAAATGTAGTTTCTAACCACATAATGTCTTGTGGCATGTTATACATATTTCATTAATCAAATCAAAGACATAAAAACCCATGCCCGACTTATAAACCCAATAACCCAATCGGAGGGAGTAGTCAAGATTCTTCCTCCGGCAATCGGAGGGAGCAGTCAAGATTCTTCCTCCGGCTGCGAGCCACGTTGTCTTCGCCCTTGGGAGGTCCTGGCAATTTGTATGGTTTTAGAGTTTAGGAACGGACCGTATTTTATGATTGTTAATTTGAAATGTTACAACCTCCGTTAACAAATATATCATGTTTTGGATTTTTTTAGTATGAATTACATACGGACAGAagtgagtgaacaaacacactaaaatgtctCTATATGTATCCTAttaaaaaaagttagaacatcttatatttgtgagaGGAAGGAGTATGATGCAATGTTTGATCAGGATCTTCTGTGGGGTTCGATGGGCGCAGTTTTGAGAAACTTCCAAGGACGCATTTATAGGGAGTGGAAACTTGAAAATTGATATGTGCGTTGATGCTTCATGAGCACAAGCACAAGCACTAGCCATTAAATTTAGGCTCGAGTTTGTTGGAATTATATGTCCTGCAAATTCAAACCACTTGGAATTATTAATATTTGGAGTACCTCATTATGGAGTTAAATATGTATTTGCACATTGAATTACTTTATATGTTTAGCATGGAAGTAGTACTTGCTGGCGGTGGCGAATCTAGAAAAAATCGGAGGGGGGTTGGGCTACCCGGGTCACGCAAACATGTGTTGGGCTTGGCTAGCAAGTGAGTGGACTGGACCTTGAAACTAGTAGTAAAAACTAAATTTGTAgggctggaggggggggggggggctcgagcCTGTTAAAGCCCCCCTGCAGATTCACCACTGCTTGTTGGAACGTAAGTATAATGTGCCTAAGGAAGTTGGTTCATTATCCATGGGATACAATATACTGTGTACCGTATATTGGAAAGATTACATTTGACGGAGCTAGATCATATAGTTAGACTACATCCCTAATGTTGATCCACATAATTAGAGAAATTTGCACTCTGGCGCATTGCTCACAAGTGCCTGCTCTAGGGACTCGGCAGACAGAATCCGTTAACAGACAAATTGTAACAGGGTTGGTAGTTTGATGTGGACTCTATCCAAAAAAAGGTTTAAAAGACTACGAATCTTATCTATATAAGAGGTGGACTCTTTAGAAAGACGGTATAAGAAGGCCGAGAGATGCGAATTGTGAGCGTACCACACAAAAGCATATAGGAATAGGGGGTAGACCATAAACCGTAATTTTTTAACCATAAACCGTAATCTCGGAGATGCGAATTGTGATCCACGGGCATAGACATTTTGCTTGAAAGTCATGGATCTTCATATGAGATAGGCCATTTTGTGAAGTTTTTTTAGTTTGTCATATTGCAAGGTTATATATTTTTTCCAACAAACTAGTGCATATATAAGGGCTCCATGCAAAAGGATTTcaatttttgaggtattttttattttctttaatttTCCAAATTATGGTCAAACTTGCAAGGATGACCATTCATACCAAGAGGTTGGTAATATTCACCTTTTTTGTGGCTATTACATACAATCCTAATGTGCAAGCTTGAAATTAGTTTCCCCAATATTTATGACCAAAATAGAgcacacttgtagttcaaatttgaattacttgaTGTAAATCTCTAGCAATTCATTAAATAAATGAAATATAGCAAAAATACTCTAAAAGTATTGAAATTTTGGTAGTTGGAATCCCATGTGATCTACTTTGGGAGAAAATGGAAAGGGCACAATTTACAATCTTATTTCTGCTACTTCTTTCACAAAGAAATCACTTTAGGCACTTTGAAAATGGAAAAAAATTAGCCAAAGCTTGAAACTTCCTTTGGAATTACTGTTTAGAATGTTAAGACCCTTATTTGTGCCAAATATGGTCACGTTATCATGGACTATGCGATGATAATGCCCATGGGCATGGTCATTTTGCTTGAAAGCCATGGATCTTCGTATGAGATAGGTCAATTTGTGAAGTTCTTTTTAGTTTGTGATATCGCAATTTTATGATTTTCCCACAAAATAGTGCACATATAAGGGCTCCATGCAAAAGGATTTCAATTATTTAGTATTTTTCCATTTTCCTTAATTGTTGCCAAACTTACAAGGATGACCATTCATACATGGAGGTTGGGAATTTCACCTTTGTTTGTGGTCACTGCCTACAATCCTAATGTGCaagtttgaaattatttttcctAATTTATGACCAACTAGAGCAcacttatagttcaaatttgaattacatgatgTAAATCTGTAGAAATTCACTAAATCAATGAAATACAGAAAAACACTCTAAAACAGACTAGTGGGCATATAGGGGCTCCatgcaaaatgatttcaaattttgaGGTTCTCTtttcattttctttattttttttccaaattgtGGTCAAACTTGCAAGGATGACCATTCATACCAAGAGGTTGGGAATTTCACCTTTGTTTGTGGCCACTACCTACAATCCTAATGTGCAAGCTTGAAATTATTTCCCCCAATTTTTATGACCAAACTAGAgcacacttgtagttcaaatttgaattacttgaTGTAAATCTCTACAAATTCTCAACTCAACGAAATATAGCAGAAACACTCTGAAAGTCTTGAAATTTTGGCAGCTGGAATACCATATGGTCTACTTTTGGTGAAAATTGAAAGAGCACAACTTACAATCTTATTTCTGCTACTTTTTCACAAAAAGGTCATTTTGGGCATTTGGAAAATGGGAAAAAAATTTGAGGACCCACTTGTTAGTTTGTGAAATATACACATCTAAATGCGCGTGAGCAGGACCGAACCTGGGTCCCCCAGGTGAATCTCGTTGGGATGGATCAGCTGGGTCGTACAGTGTGCTCGTGAGAGCGTGTGGATCTATTGGGACTCCCACTATCCTAGGCTTTCGGtgtattatataaaccaaggccagtcTAGACGATAAACCATCAGATTCATTCACATACATTCTCACGGTAGATCACATGTACTTTgtaccccatccacaatcaatacaagcaaagtaggacgtagggtgttacctcttcgagagggcctgaaTCTTGGTAAACACCGGTGTCCCTTGTGTCTTTCTTACCATCTAGCCAAgactactgataacccacaagtataggggatcaattgtagctttctcgataagtaagagtgtcgaacccaacgaggagctataggtagaacaaatattccctcaagttctatcgaccaccgatacaactctacgcacgcttaacgctcgctttacctagaacaagtatgaaactagaagcactTTGTAGTTGTGgtaagataggtttgcaagataataaagaggacataaataaaaattgggggctgtttagataaagaaacaattacgTTAgtttaacgagtgtggaaaagtggtggtaggagttgcggaattgcccctaagcaattgactacgttactagaccgatatcaagttttatctgggagaggccactgctagcatgtcatcccttacttggaattctatgcacttatgattggaactattagcaagcattcgcaactactaacgttcattaaggtaaaacccaaccatagcattaagatatattgatcccccttcaatcccgtatgcatcaatttctatgctaggctgaagccgctatcacccttgccctccaatacatagtcatatcaacatacaactaaccctatggtgtgatccacacgcgcgctcatatgatgggcaccaaaggatagcaccataaccacaagcaaattaaaccaatcatagcaattcaccaattaccgatgggacaacaaaaatctactcagacatcataggatgacaacacatcattggataataatatgaagcataaagcactatgttcaagtagagggtacaacgggttgcgggagagtggaccgctgaatatagatgggggaaggtgatggaggtgttcgtgaagatgacggagttgttggagtagatcgccgtCAGACGATGATTGCCCCGACGACattccgacgccaccgggagagagggggagagagcccccctcctcctgctcctcctccttcttcttcttccttgaccccccctagatgggaggagggtttcccctctggtccatggcctccatggcggcggaggggcgggagcccctccgaggttggatatctctctctctctctctctctctctctctctctctctctctctctctctctctctctatttccttttctttCTGCGTTCCCAGGTTCTGTCCTttaaccgtttcttaaattcccggagatccgtaactccgattgggctgaaattttaacacgatttttatctggatattagctttcttgcggccgaagaaggggaccaaccaccttacggggtggccacaagcctcccaggcgcgcccagggtaggggggcgccccctagggcttgtgggcccctcatgcatcatctcgcgttgattcttttccccaaaaatcacatatattccaaaaaaatctccgtaagtttttatcatgtttggactccgtttgatatggatattctgtgcaaaaaacatgcaacaagcagGAACTGCACtcgacactggatcaatatgttagtcccaaaataatataaaaagttgccaaaagtatatgaaagttgtagaatattggcatgaaacaatcaaaaaatatagatacgacggagacgtatcaactaccagATGAGGACCACCTACACGTGATCCATTGGATTTAGCTCCGATGTTGGTGGCCCATGCATGTCTCGATATGTAGTCGCCACAATTGGATGGGAATCTAGATCGGTTCCAGACGCGATCTACGCGCTGGAAGGGATCTTCATCTTCGGTGCTTACACCTTAGTCGCCTACTTGAttggtcactgatacgtctccaacgtatctataatttatgaagtattcatgccatctttacaacaATGTTATATGGTTtcggtatgatttgattagaactaacctggactaatgttgttttcaggagaactaccgtggtgtcattttttgagcagaaataaaagttctcggaatgggctgaaaatttacggtgatttattatggaccaaaagagacccccgaagcaccggagttgggccaggaagtggacgagggagccacaagcctagggggcgcaccccctgagcttgtgggcccctggcatgagactgacgccaaaaattcctataaataccccaaaCATAAAAAAGAACAATAGACgagaagttccactgccgcaagcctctgtatccatgaaaactcaatcgggaccccgttccggcaccatgccggagggggaaatcatcaccggaggccatcttcatcctcccggtggccaccatgatgaggagggagtagttcgccctcgggactgagggtatgtaccagtagctatgtgttcttgatttggcatgatcttgatgtaccgcgagctttgttcatatatttggatcttatggtgttcttccctctctaccttctttgatgaattgaatcttttccttt
This DNA window, taken from Triticum aestivum cultivar Chinese Spring chromosome 1D, IWGSC CS RefSeq v2.1, whole genome shotgun sequence, encodes the following:
- the LOC123181134 gene encoding pseudouridine kinase isoform X3; this translates as MTDAAASSSRRRMEAVRRHLLPRPPPVLSLNQLSAPEAGQIPVIIGGMVLDIHAKPSVPPHPGTTVPGMVKYIGGGVARNIAECMAKLGTQPLMISVIGDDMAGDFLLKYWRLAGLCTDGILQVPDVTTPVVSNVFDGNGELFAGVASVQAVETFLTPSWIYQFYRRISTAPLLMLDANLSPESLQAACKTYESGVPVLFEPVSVVKSSRIAPIAEHITCTSPNEIELIAMANALSTPGKYNFVKLEQCNNKAESVDYLFEMLSPAMFFLLEKGIKLLLVTLGSNGVFICCREHVNFMKDQKSCKVTPFSTRLLEKLEGCSLSSMPVNLSREGSSRTRVFHLPATSASVASLTGAGDCLVGGFLSSLCGGLDIMQSVAVGIAVAKASVESEANIPANFSAASIADEARRTLLSARHIWCQ
- the LOC123181134 gene encoding pseudouridine kinase isoform X1, with protein sequence MTDAAASSSRRRMEAVRRHLLPRPPPVLSLNQLSAPEAGQIPVIIGGMVLDIHAKPSVPPHPGTTVPGMVKYIGGGVARNIAECMAKLGTQPLMISVIGDDMAGDFLLKYWRLAGLCTDGILQVPDVTTPVVSNVFDGNGELFAGVASVQAVETFLTPSWIYQFYRRISTAPLLMLDANLSPESLQAACKIAYESGVPVLFEPVSVVKSSRIAPIAEHITCTSPNEIELIAMANALSTPGKYNFVKLEQCNNKAESVDYLFEMLSPAMFFLLEKGIKLLLVTLGSNGVFICCREHVNFMKDQKSCKVTPFSTRLLEKLEGCSLSSMPVNLSREGSSRTRVFHLPATSASVASLTGAGDCLVGGFLSSLCGGLDIMQSVAVGIAVAKASVESEANIPANFSAASIAGLSHEYLSASLFCGISY
- the LOC123181134 gene encoding pseudouridine kinase isoform X2 yields the protein MTDAAASSSRRRMEAVRRHLLPRPPPVLSLNQLSAPEAGQIPVIIGGMVLDIHAKPSVPPHPGTTVPGMVKYIGGGVARNIAECMAKLGTQPLMISVIGDDMAGDFLLKYWRLAGLCTDGILQVPDVTTPVVSNVFDGNGELFAGVASVQAVETFLTPSWIYQFYRRISTAPLLMLDANLSPESLQAACKIAYESGVPVLFEPVSVVKSSRIAPIAEHITCTSPNEIELIAMANALSTPGKYNFVKLEQCNNKAESVDYLFEMLSPAMFFLLEKGIKLLLVTLGSNGVFICCREHVNFMKDQKSCKVTPFSTRLLEKLEGCSLSSMPVNLSREGSSRTRVFHLPATSASVASLTGAGDCLVGGFLSSLCGGLDIMQSVAVGIAVAKASVESEANIPANFSAASIADEARRTLLSARHIWCQ